The following are from one region of the Equus przewalskii isolate Varuska chromosome 21, EquPr2, whole genome shotgun sequence genome:
- the PROCR gene encoding endothelial protein C receptor isoform X3 produces the protein MLTTLLPLLPLLLLPGWALCSQEASDGPRNLHMLQISYFLNPDQVWHQGNASLGGLQTHMLEGPGTNVTILQLQPLQDPESWALTEKRLQLYLSHFSGFVQLVHRERHVAFPLTIRCFLGCELPPESSQAHVFFEVAVNGSSFVSFQPKTASWVAGSQAPSKVVTYTLQKLNTFNQTSYELLEFLQDTCVQYVQEHLAVKNLKGSQTGRSYTSLVLGVLVGSFIIAGVAVGIFLCTGGRRC, from the exons ATGTTGACAACATTGTTGCCACTGCTGCCTCTACTGCTCCTGCCGGGCTGGGCCCTCTGCAGCCAGGAAGCCTCAGACG gccctcGGAACCTCCACATGCTCCAGATCTCCTACTTTCTCAACCCCGATCAAGTGTGGCACCAGGGGAACGCATCGCTGGGGGGGCTGCAGACGCACATGCTGGAAGGCCCGGGCACCAACGTCACGATCCTCCAGCTGCAGCCCTTGCAGGACCCCGAGAGCTGGGCGCTCACAGAGAAGAGGCTGCAGCTCTACCTGAGCCACTTCTCCGGCTTCGTGCAGCTGGTGCACCGGGAGCGGCACGTGGCCT TTCCTCTGACCATTCGCTGCTTCCTGGGCTGTGAACTGCCTCCTGAGAGCTCTCAAGCCCATGTCTTCTTCGAAGTGGCTGTGAATGGAAGCTCCTTTGTGAGTTTCCAACCAAAGACAGCCTCATGGGTGGCAGGGTCCCAGGCACCCTCCAAAGTGGTCACCTACACCCTGCAGAAGCTCAACACCTTCAATCAGACGAGCTATGAACTGCTGGAATTCCTGCAGGACACCTGTGTGCAGTATGTGCAGGAACACCTCGCCGTGAAGAACTTGAAAG GGAGCCAAACAGGCCGCTCCTACACTTCGCTGGTCCTAGGCGTCCTGGTGGGCAGTTTCATCATCGCTGGTGTGGCTGTAGGCATCTTCCTGTGCACAGGTGGACGGCGGTGTTAA
- the PROCR gene encoding endothelial protein C receptor isoform X2, whose product MNPGSKPAAAGRSLQSARARNPGGIKNLRPRMLTTLLPLLPLLLLPGWALCSQEASDGPRNLHMLQISYFLNPDQVWHQGNASLGGLQTHMLEGPGTNVTILQLQPLQDPESWALTEKRLQLYLSHFSGFVQLVHRERHVAFPLTIRCFLGCELPPESSQAHVFFEVAVNGSSFVSFQPKTASWVAGSQAPSKVVTYTLQKLNTFNQTSYELLEFLQDTCVQYVQEHLAVKNLKGSQTGRSYTSLVLGVLVGSFIIAGVAVGIFLCTGGRRC is encoded by the exons atgaacccaggatccaaaccg GCTGCAGCTGGCCGCAGCCTCCAATCGGCCAGAGCCAGGAACCCAGGTGGGATCAAGAATCTCAGACCCAGGATGTTGACAACATTGTTGCCACTGCTGCCTCTACTGCTCCTGCCGGGCTGGGCCCTCTGCAGCCAGGAAGCCTCAGACG gccctcGGAACCTCCACATGCTCCAGATCTCCTACTTTCTCAACCCCGATCAAGTGTGGCACCAGGGGAACGCATCGCTGGGGGGGCTGCAGACGCACATGCTGGAAGGCCCGGGCACCAACGTCACGATCCTCCAGCTGCAGCCCTTGCAGGACCCCGAGAGCTGGGCGCTCACAGAGAAGAGGCTGCAGCTCTACCTGAGCCACTTCTCCGGCTTCGTGCAGCTGGTGCACCGGGAGCGGCACGTGGCCT TTCCTCTGACCATTCGCTGCTTCCTGGGCTGTGAACTGCCTCCTGAGAGCTCTCAAGCCCATGTCTTCTTCGAAGTGGCTGTGAATGGAAGCTCCTTTGTGAGTTTCCAACCAAAGACAGCCTCATGGGTGGCAGGGTCCCAGGCACCCTCCAAAGTGGTCACCTACACCCTGCAGAAGCTCAACACCTTCAATCAGACGAGCTATGAACTGCTGGAATTCCTGCAGGACACCTGTGTGCAGTATGTGCAGGAACACCTCGCCGTGAAGAACTTGAAAG GGAGCCAAACAGGCCGCTCCTACACTTCGCTGGTCCTAGGCGTCCTGGTGGGCAGTTTCATCATCGCTGGTGTGGCTGTAGGCATCTTCCTGTGCACAGGTGGACGGCGGTGTTAA
- the PROCR gene encoding endothelial protein C receptor isoform X1, whose protein sequence is MVSSVSISTQKRTPLDSLDYPSGLQPLVESQAPSTSLYILDVSASGCALWNPPQRGLMNPGSKPAAAGRSLQSARARNPGGIKNLRPRMLTTLLPLLPLLLLPGWALCSQEASDGPRNLHMLQISYFLNPDQVWHQGNASLGGLQTHMLEGPGTNVTILQLQPLQDPESWALTEKRLQLYLSHFSGFVQLVHRERHVAFPLTIRCFLGCELPPESSQAHVFFEVAVNGSSFVSFQPKTASWVAGSQAPSKVVTYTLQKLNTFNQTSYELLEFLQDTCVQYVQEHLAVKNLKGSQTGRSYTSLVLGVLVGSFIIAGVAVGIFLCTGGRRC, encoded by the exons gcccccagtacatcgttgtatattctagatgtgagtgcctctggttgtgctctgtggaacccgcctcagcgtggcctgatgaacccaggatccaaaccg GCTGCAGCTGGCCGCAGCCTCCAATCGGCCAGAGCCAGGAACCCAGGTGGGATCAAGAATCTCAGACCCAGGATGTTGACAACATTGTTGCCACTGCTGCCTCTACTGCTCCTGCCGGGCTGGGCCCTCTGCAGCCAGGAAGCCTCAGACG gccctcGGAACCTCCACATGCTCCAGATCTCCTACTTTCTCAACCCCGATCAAGTGTGGCACCAGGGGAACGCATCGCTGGGGGGGCTGCAGACGCACATGCTGGAAGGCCCGGGCACCAACGTCACGATCCTCCAGCTGCAGCCCTTGCAGGACCCCGAGAGCTGGGCGCTCACAGAGAAGAGGCTGCAGCTCTACCTGAGCCACTTCTCCGGCTTCGTGCAGCTGGTGCACCGGGAGCGGCACGTGGCCT TTCCTCTGACCATTCGCTGCTTCCTGGGCTGTGAACTGCCTCCTGAGAGCTCTCAAGCCCATGTCTTCTTCGAAGTGGCTGTGAATGGAAGCTCCTTTGTGAGTTTCCAACCAAAGACAGCCTCATGGGTGGCAGGGTCCCAGGCACCCTCCAAAGTGGTCACCTACACCCTGCAGAAGCTCAACACCTTCAATCAGACGAGCTATGAACTGCTGGAATTCCTGCAGGACACCTGTGTGCAGTATGTGCAGGAACACCTCGCCGTGAAGAACTTGAAAG GGAGCCAAACAGGCCGCTCCTACACTTCGCTGGTCCTAGGCGTCCTGGTGGGCAGTTTCATCATCGCTGGTGTGGCTGTAGGCATCTTCCTGTGCACAGGTGGACGGCGGTGTTAA